One Streptococcus sp. S1 DNA window includes the following coding sequences:
- the mnmE gene encoding tRNA uridine-5-carboxymethylaminomethyl(34) synthesis GTPase MnmE: protein MITKEFDTIAAISTPLGEGAIGIVRLSGTDSFAIAQKIFKGKDLSKVASHTLNYGHIIDPDKNEILDEVMVGAMRSPKTFTREDIIEINTHGGIAVTNEILQLVIREGARLAEPGEFTKRAFLNGRVDLTQAEAVMDIIRAKTDKAMNIAVKQLDGSLSDLINNTRQEILNTLAQVEVNIDYPEYDDVEEATTEIIREKTSEFEVLLTNLLKTARRGKILREGISTAIIGRPNVGKSSLLNNLLREEKAIVTDIEGTTRDVIEEYVNINGVPLKLVDTAGIRETEDIVEQIGVERSKKALKEADLVLLVLNASEPLTDQDRQLLEISQDSNRIILLNKVDLPEKIEIDQLPEDYIKISVLKNQNIDQIEDRINALFFENAGLVEQDATYLSNARHISLIEKAVESLQAVNEGLALGMPVDLLQVDLTRTWEILGEITGDAAPDELITQLFSQFCLGK from the coding sequence ATGATTACTAAAGAATTTGATACCATTGCTGCTATCTCGACTCCTCTTGGTGAGGGAGCTATCGGGATCGTCCGCTTGAGCGGGACAGACAGCTTTGCCATCGCGCAAAAGATCTTCAAAGGTAAAGATTTAAGCAAGGTCGCTAGCCACACGCTAAACTACGGCCATATCATAGATCCAGATAAGAACGAGATTCTCGACGAAGTCATGGTTGGAGCCATGCGCTCGCCGAAGACTTTTACCCGTGAAGACATCATCGAGATCAATACCCACGGCGGGATTGCCGTAACCAATGAAATCCTGCAATTGGTCATTCGTGAAGGCGCTCGATTAGCTGAACCTGGTGAATTTACCAAGCGGGCCTTTCTGAACGGTCGGGTCGATTTAACCCAGGCAGAAGCCGTCATGGATATTATCCGCGCCAAGACCGACAAGGCTATGAACATCGCCGTGAAGCAACTAGATGGTTCCCTGTCTGACCTCATCAACAACACGCGCCAAGAGATCCTCAATACTCTGGCCCAGGTCGAAGTCAATATCGACTATCCTGAGTACGATGATGTCGAAGAAGCAACCACTGAGATCATCCGCGAAAAGACCAGTGAATTTGAAGTCCTCTTGACCAACCTTCTCAAGACTGCCCGTCGTGGCAAGATCTTGCGTGAAGGGATCTCTACTGCTATCATCGGCCGGCCAAACGTCGGCAAGTCGAGCCTCCTCAATAATCTTCTTCGCGAAGAAAAAGCCATTGTTACCGATATTGAAGGAACCACCCGTGATGTTATCGAGGAATACGTCAACATCAACGGCGTTCCCCTCAAGCTAGTCGATACAGCTGGTATCCGGGAAACCGAAGACATCGTTGAGCAGATTGGTGTCGAACGGTCAAAAAAAGCCCTCAAGGAAGCTGATCTAGTCCTCCTCGTCCTCAATGCTAGCGAGCCCTTGACCGATCAAGATCGCCAACTCCTTGAGATCTCACAAGATAGCAACCGCATCATTCTCCTCAATAAGGTCGACCTCCCAGAGAAGATCGAAATCGACCAACTGCCAGAAGATTACATCAAGATTTCCGTTCTGAAAAATCAAAACATCGATCAAATCGAAGACCGGATCAACGCCCTCTTCTTCGAAAACGCTGGGCTGGTTGAGCAAGATGCGACTTATCTTTCTAATGCTCGTCACATCTCCCTCATCGAGAAAGCTGTTGAAAGCCTGCAAGCGGTCAACGAAGGCTTGGCCCTCGGTATGCCGGTAGACCTGCTTCAAGTCGACCTCACACGCACCTGGGAAATCCTCGGAGAAATTACAGGAGATGCTGCTCCAGATGAACTCATTACCCAACTCTTCAGCCAGTTCTGTCTTGGTAAATAA
- a CDS encoding PrsW family glutamic-type intramembrane protease — protein sequence MKRKSILFLYLLLLAIGLAYETQSLTEGWMSGSQYGIVGLSTLILLVYALPAVWALFHFAKKWKLSWVPVLFSLLGGGFVAGWLSSFANTYFHDMIQEIAPYSDFWNQYESAIAAPLFEEPFKLIPIFFVLYLFSVHRIKSIFLLAIASGLGFQIVEDFAYIRQDLPEGFSYTVSGILGRVANAPMSHWVYTGLVMLGLFLIVQASRGRKDLRLAGWGYLAAGFGLHFVGNSPFSQIVTELPIAIPVLNATGLFLIYQAYQTVERLEQGK from the coding sequence ATGAAACGCAAATCGATTTTGTTTCTCTATTTACTCTTGCTAGCGATTGGGCTGGCCTATGAGACCCAATCACTGACAGAAGGCTGGATGTCTGGTAGCCAGTACGGGATTGTGGGACTTTCAACCTTGATCCTCTTGGTTTATGCGCTTCCTGCTGTCTGGGCCCTCTTTCATTTTGCTAAGAAGTGGAAGTTGTCTTGGGTACCGGTTCTCTTTTCTCTATTAGGTGGGGGCTTTGTTGCCGGTTGGTTGTCTAGCTTTGCCAATACCTATTTCCATGACATGATTCAAGAAATCGCTCCATATAGCGACTTTTGGAACCAGTACGAGAGTGCCATCGCGGCTCCCCTCTTTGAGGAACCCTTTAAGTTGATTCCGATCTTCTTTGTCCTCTATTTGTTCAGTGTCCATCGCATCAAGTCGATCTTCCTTTTGGCTATTGCCTCTGGTCTTGGTTTCCAGATCGTGGAGGACTTTGCCTATATCCGTCAGGACCTGCCGGAAGGTTTCTCTTATACGGTGTCAGGGATTCTCGGTCGTGTGGCCAATGCGCCCATGTCTCACTGGGTCTACACAGGACTTGTCATGCTGGGACTCTTCCTGATTGTCCAAGCAAGCAGAGGACGCAAGGATCTACGTTTAGCGGGCTGGGGATACTTAGCAGCTGGGTTTGGACTCCATTTTGTTGGCAATTCACCCTTCTCACAAATCGTGACCGAGTTGCCGATTGCGATTCCAGTCTTGAATGCTACTGGGCTCTTCCTGATCTACCAAGCATATCAAACCGTCGAGCGATTAGAACAAGGAAAATAA
- the rplS gene encoding 50S ribosomal protein L19, whose translation MNPLIQSLTEGQLRTDIPAFRPGDTVRVHAKVVEGSRERIQIFEGVVIARKGQGHTEMYTVRKISNGVGVERTFPVHTPRVEKIEVVRYGKVRRAKLYYLRALQGKAARIKEIRR comes from the coding sequence ATGAATCCATTAATCCAAAGCTTGACTGAAGGTCAACTTCGTACTGATATCCCTGCATTCCGTCCTGGTGACACTGTTCGTGTACACGCGAAAGTTGTCGAAGGATCTCGTGAACGTATCCAGATCTTTGAAGGCGTTGTTATCGCTCGTAAAGGTCAAGGACACACTGAAATGTACACTGTTCGTAAAATCTCTAACGGTGTCGGTGTTGAACGTACATTCCCAGTACACACTCCACGTGTAGAAAAGATTGAAGTTGTACGTTACGGTAAAGTACGTCGTGCGAAATTGTACTACCTTCGTGCATTGCAAGGTAAAGCAGCTCGTATTAAAGAAATCCGTCGTTAA
- a CDS encoding chloride channel protein, translating to MALFIGLLVGAIDMIFGQGLLLIGDFRSQHWHLILFLALAGLVIVYLYKRFGGKASKGMGLIFDVGHAREEKIPLVLVPLIMLTTWMSHLFGGSVGREGVAVQIGATLSHRFARHIKIPDASRIFLMTGMAAGFAGLFQTPLAATFFALEVLTVGELQLMALYPALIASIVASFTSHALGLEKFAVPLKETLSWTPETLIKVALLGLAFGLAGKLFAVSLSWLKKTVAKVLPNPYIRIALIGAGLSLVLLTLQFTKVGTYSGLGTNLIDVAFHQGSAQSYDWILKLLFTVVTISAGYQGGEVTPLFAIGATLGVFLAPMLGLPVLVVAAIGYASVFGSATTTLLAPILIGGEVFGYANLPFFVIACAIAYCLPKEWSIYSGQKVAKK from the coding sequence ATGGCGCTTTTCATTGGTCTCTTGGTTGGTGCCATTGATATGATTTTTGGTCAAGGTCTTCTTCTGATCGGGGATTTCCGAAGCCAGCATTGGCATTTGATTCTTTTTTTGGCCTTAGCGGGGCTTGTCATCGTTTATCTTTATAAACGTTTCGGTGGCAAGGCTTCAAAAGGGATGGGCCTTATTTTTGATGTCGGGCACGCGCGTGAGGAGAAAATCCCCTTGGTCTTGGTACCTTTGATCATGCTGACGACCTGGATGAGCCATCTCTTTGGTGGTTCGGTCGGTCGGGAAGGTGTAGCAGTCCAGATCGGAGCGACGCTTTCGCATCGTTTTGCGCGTCATATCAAGATTCCAGATGCTTCGCGTATTTTTCTCATGACTGGTATGGCAGCTGGTTTTGCGGGGCTCTTTCAGACGCCACTGGCAGCAACCTTCTTTGCCCTTGAAGTCTTGACAGTTGGGGAGTTGCAGTTGATGGCTCTCTATCCTGCCCTTATCGCTTCGATCGTGGCTAGCTTCACCTCTCATGCCCTTGGCTTGGAGAAGTTTGCTGTGCCACTAAAAGAAACGCTAAGCTGGACACCAGAGACCTTGATCAAAGTTGCCCTTCTTGGCCTAGCTTTTGGCCTCGCTGGGAAACTCTTTGCAGTTAGCCTTTCCTGGTTGAAGAAAACAGTCGCGAAAGTACTGCCTAATCCTTATATTCGGATTGCCCTTATAGGGGCTGGACTTAGCTTGGTCCTCTTGACCCTCCAGTTCACCAAGGTCGGCACTTATAGTGGACTTGGAACCAATCTGATTGATGTGGCTTTTCATCAGGGCAGTGCGCAGAGTTATGACTGGATCTTGAAGCTCCTCTTTACCGTGGTGACGATTTCAGCTGGATACCAAGGAGGAGAAGTAACCCCGCTCTTTGCGATCGGAGCTACGCTTGGAGTCTTTCTTGCTCCTATGCTGGGCTTACCAGTCTTAGTCGTGGCTGCTATCGGATACGCTAGTGTCTTTGGCAGTGCGACGACGACCTTGCTCGCACCGATCTTGATCGGAGGAGAAGTCTTTGGTTATGCCAATCTTCCTTTCTTTGTCATTGCTTGTGCCATCGCCTATTGCCTACCAAAAGAGTGGAGTATTTATTCCGGTCAAAAAGTTGCGAAAAAGTAG
- a CDS encoding chorismate mutase has protein sequence MDLDQIRKDIDQIDQELVALLERRMVCVGQIVEYKEQQGLPVLDQGREREVLEKVGSLVTEEQYRATIQAQFQDMMKRSRDFQEEVRARD, from the coding sequence ATGGATTTAGATCAGATTCGTAAGGACATTGACCAGATCGATCAAGAGCTTGTAGCCTTGCTGGAAAGACGGATGGTCTGTGTCGGTCAGATTGTAGAATATAAGGAGCAGCAGGGTTTACCTGTGCTCGATCAAGGAAGGGAAAGAGAGGTGCTTGAGAAAGTCGGCTCTCTCGTGACGGAGGAGCAGTATCGTGCGACCATTCAAGCTCAGTTTCAAGATATGATGAAGCGCTCGAGAGACTTCCAAGAGGAGGTGAGGGCGCGTGACTAG
- a CDS encoding flavodoxin yields the protein MTVAKIVFASMTGNTEEIADIVADKFRDLGVEVDVDECTTVDAEDFLDADIAVVATYTYGDGELPDEIQDFYEDLAGLDLKGKLYGVVGSGDTFYDEFCKAVDDFDRCFAATGAEKGSECVKVDLSAEDEDIEKLEAFAEELVAKAN from the coding sequence ATGACTGTAGCGAAGATTGTTTTTGCTAGTATGACTGGAAATACTGAAGAAATTGCGGATATCGTAGCGGACAAATTCCGTGATCTTGGTGTCGAAGTAGATGTGGATGAGTGTACAACTGTGGATGCGGAGGACTTCCTTGATGCAGATATCGCAGTGGTAGCGACTTATACATACGGTGATGGAGAACTTCCAGATGAGATCCAAGATTTCTACGAAGATTTGGCTGGCCTTGATCTCAAAGGCAAACTTTATGGTGTGGTAGGATCAGGTGATACCTTCTACGATGAATTCTGTAAAGCAGTTGATGATTTTGACCGTTGCTTCGCTGCGACTGGTGCTGAAAAAGGCTCTGAGTGTGTCAAGGTTGATTTGTCTGCAGAAGACGAAGACATTGAAAAATTAGAAGCCTTTGCAGAAGAACTTGTAGCAAAAGCAAATTAA
- a CDS encoding DHH family phosphoesterase, whose product MNVMNEILEKIQAYDTIIIHRHQNPDPDAIGSQVGLRDLLRAHFPQKRVLATGYDEPTLTWLAEMDTVSDEDYNGALVIVCDTANTPRIDDKRYTNGDFLIKIDHHPNDDAYGDLLWVDTESSSTSELIAFFAKELNLELPVSAARLLYAGIVGDTGRFLYPATSTRTFEIAATLRSIPFDFTALARQMDTINLKTAKLQGYVYDHLEIDEHGAARVTLTQELLKKFDLRDSETAAIVGAPGRIDTVSVWAIFVEQADGHFRVRMRSKRKVINEIAKRHNGGGHPLASGANSYSLEENDQIYKELQEVARTNEG is encoded by the coding sequence ATGAACGTAATGAATGAAATTCTTGAAAAAATTCAAGCTTATGACACGATTATTATCCACCGTCATCAGAATCCGGATCCGGATGCGATTGGTAGCCAGGTGGGCTTGCGGGACCTCCTGCGTGCGCACTTCCCTCAAAAGCGGGTCTTGGCAACTGGCTATGATGAACCGACCTTGACTTGGCTTGCTGAGATGGATACTGTCAGCGATGAGGATTATAATGGAGCTTTGGTGATTGTCTGTGATACGGCCAATACTCCCCGTATCGATGACAAGCGCTATACGAACGGTGATTTCCTGATCAAGATCGACCACCACCCAAATGACGATGCTTATGGAGATCTGCTTTGGGTCGATACTGAGTCTAGCTCTACCAGTGAGTTGATTGCATTTTTTGCTAAGGAATTGAATCTCGAACTTCCTGTTAGTGCTGCGCGTCTCCTCTATGCTGGGATTGTCGGCGATACAGGTCGCTTCCTTTATCCTGCTACTTCGACTCGAACCTTTGAGATCGCTGCAACTCTTCGAAGCATTCCCTTTGATTTTACAGCACTTGCTCGGCAGATGGATACGATCAACCTTAAGACAGCTAAGCTTCAAGGCTATGTCTATGACCATCTTGAGATCGATGAACATGGCGCTGCGCGTGTGACCCTAACACAAGAGCTCTTGAAGAAATTCGATCTACGGGATTCAGAGACTGCTGCAATTGTCGGAGCTCCTGGACGCATCGATACCGTATCTGTTTGGGCCATCTTTGTCGAGCAGGCCGACGGTCACTTCCGTGTCCGGATGCGTAGCAAACGAAAAGTGATCAACGAAATTGCCAAACGACATAATGGTGGTGGCCATCCACTCGCGAGTGGAGCCAACTCCTACTCCCTCGAAGAAAACGACCAAATCTACAAAGAGCTACAAGAAGTGGCGCGCACGAACGAAGGCTGA
- a CDS encoding type B 50S ribosomal protein L31, whose protein sequence is MKKDIHPEYRPVVFMDTTTGYKFVSGSTKYSNETVEFEGETYPLIRVEISSDSHPFYTGRQKFTQADGRVDRFNKKYGLK, encoded by the coding sequence ATGAAAAAAGATATCCATCCAGAATATCGCCCTGTTGTCTTCATGGACACTACTACTGGTTACAAGTTCGTCAGCGGTTCAACTAAATACTCAAACGAAACAGTTGAATTCGAAGGTGAAACTTACCCATTGATCCGTGTTGAAATTTCATCAGACTCACACCCATTCTACACTGGACGTCAAAAGTTCACTCAAGCAGATGGACGTGTGGATCGTTTCAACAAAAAATACGGTCTCAAATAA
- a CDS encoding (S)-acetoin forming diacetyl reductase → MSKVAIVTGAGQGIGFAIAKRLVQDGFKVGVLDYNAETAEKAVAELSAENAFAVVADVSKQAEVAAAFQKVVDHFGDLNVVVNNAGVAPTTPLDTITEEQFTRTFAINVGGVIWGVQAAQAQFKALGHGGKIINATSQAGVVGNPNLTVYGGTKFAVRGITQTLARDLADSGITVNAYAPGIVKTPMMFDIAHEVGKNAGKDDEWGMQTFAKDITLKRLSEPEDVAAAVSFLAGPDSNYITGQTIIVDGGMQFH, encoded by the coding sequence ATGTCTAAAGTAGCTATTGTTACAGGTGCAGGTCAAGGAATCGGTTTTGCAATTGCAAAACGTTTGGTACAAGATGGCTTTAAAGTTGGAGTATTGGACTACAATGCTGAAACAGCGGAAAAAGCAGTGGCTGAGTTGTCAGCAGAAAATGCTTTTGCGGTCGTTGCTGATGTCTCTAAACAAGCTGAAGTAGCTGCGGCTTTCCAAAAAGTTGTTGATCACTTTGGGGATTTGAACGTTGTTGTCAATAATGCAGGTGTTGCGCCAACTACACCACTTGATACAATTACAGAAGAACAATTTACACGTACATTTGCTATTAACGTTGGTGGCGTGATTTGGGGTGTTCAAGCTGCACAAGCTCAATTCAAAGCGCTTGGCCATGGCGGAAAAATCATCAATGCAACTTCACAAGCAGGTGTTGTAGGTAACCCTAACTTGACTGTTTATGGTGGTACTAAATTTGCAGTTCGTGGTATCACACAGACTTTGGCGCGTGACTTGGCGGATTCAGGAATCACTGTCAATGCTTATGCACCAGGTATTGTTAAGACTCCAATGATGTTTGACATTGCTCATGAAGTTGGGAAGAACGCGGGCAAAGACGACGAATGGGGTATGCAAACATTCGCTAAAGATATCACTTTGAAACGTCTTTCAGAACCAGAAGATGTAGCAGCAGCGGTCAGCTTCCTTGCTGGACCAGATTCAAACTACATCACAGGACAAACCATTATCGTAGATGGTGGAATGCAGTTCCATTAA
- a CDS encoding MIP/aquaporin family protein: protein MKELFGEFLGTLILILLGNGVVAGVVLPKTKSHNSGWIVITLGWGIAVAVAAFISGKLSPAHLNPAVTIGIALNGGLAWASVIPYILAQFAGAMVGQVLVWLQFKPHYLAEENPGNILGTFSTGPAIKDTTSNLISEILGTFVLLLTIFALGLYDLQAGLGTFAVGTLIAGIGLSLGGTTGSALNPARDLGPRIMHSLLPIPNKGDGDWGYAWIPVVGPIIGAVLAVAVFKMF, encoded by the coding sequence ATGAAAGAATTATTTGGTGAATTTTTAGGAACCTTAATCCTCATTCTTCTGGGAAATGGGGTTGTAGCAGGAGTGGTTCTTCCAAAAACGAAAAGCCACAACTCAGGTTGGATCGTCATTACTCTTGGTTGGGGGATTGCGGTTGCTGTCGCAGCCTTCATCTCTGGTAAGTTAAGTCCGGCCCATTTGAACCCTGCAGTAACAATTGGGATTGCTCTTAATGGTGGCCTAGCTTGGGCATCTGTCATTCCTTATATCCTTGCACAATTTGCCGGAGCCATGGTCGGTCAAGTCCTTGTCTGGTTGCAGTTCAAACCGCATTACTTAGCAGAAGAAAATCCTGGAAATATCCTTGGAACATTCAGTACTGGTCCAGCAATTAAGGACACTACTTCAAACCTCATCAGTGAAATCCTTGGAACCTTTGTCTTGCTACTAACTATCTTTGCGCTTGGTCTTTATGACCTTCAAGCAGGGCTTGGTACTTTTGCTGTTGGTACCTTGATTGCAGGGATTGGTTTGTCTCTCGGTGGAACTACAGGCTCCGCTCTCAACCCAGCTCGTGACCTAGGACCTCGTATCATGCACAGCCTCCTTCCTATTCCTAACAAAGGAGATGGTGACTGGGGTTACGCTTGGATCCCAGTGGTTGGTCCAATCATTGGCGCAGTATTAGCAGTTGCAGTATTTAAAATGTTTTAA
- the glpO gene encoding type 1 glycerol-3-phosphate oxidase — translation MEFSKKTRELSIKKMQERTLDLLIIGGGITGAGVALQAAASGLETGLIEMQDFAEGTSSRSTKLVYGGLRYLKQFDVEVVSDTVSERAVVQQIAPHIPKPDPMLLPVYDEDGATFSLFRLKVAMDLYDLLAGVSNTPAANKVLTKEEVLAREPELKQEGLVGGGVYLDFRNNDARLVIENIKRANQDGALIANHVKAEGFLFDESGKITGVVARDLLTDQVFEIKARLVINTTGPWSDKVRNLSNNGEQHSQMRPTKGVHLVVDSSKIKVSQPVYFDTGLGDGRMVFVLPRENKTYFGTTDTDYTGDLEHPTVTQEDVDYLLGIVNNRFPEAHITIDDIESSWAGLRPLISGNSASDYNGGNNGTISDESFNALIATVEGYLSKEKSREDVESAISYLEGSTSEKHLDPSAVSRGSSLDRDDNGLLTLAGGKITDYRKMAEGAMERVLTILKEEFDRQFKLINSKTYPVSGGEINPTNVDSEIEAFAQLGVSRGLDSKEAHYLANLYGSNAPKVFALAHSVEQAPGLSLADTLSLHYAMRNELALSPVDFLLRRTNHMLFMRDSLDAMIEPVLDEMGRFYEWSEEEKVGYRKDLQVALENNDLEALKN, via the coding sequence ATGGAATTTTCAAAGAAAACTCGTGAATTATCGATTAAGAAAATGCAAGAACGCACCCTGGATCTTTTGATCATCGGGGGGGGAATCACAGGTGCTGGTGTAGCCTTGCAGGCAGCAGCAAGTGGTCTTGAAACTGGTTTGATTGAGATGCAGGACTTTGCGGAAGGGACATCTAGCCGTTCAACAAAATTGGTCTACGGTGGACTTCGTTACCTCAAACAATTTGACGTAGAAGTGGTATCAGATACGGTTTCAGAGCGTGCAGTAGTTCAACAAATTGCTCCTCATATTCCAAAACCAGACCCAATGCTCTTACCAGTCTATGATGAAGATGGGGCAACTTTTAGCCTCTTCCGTCTCAAGGTAGCCATGGACCTCTATGACCTCTTGGCAGGTGTAAGCAATACACCAGCTGCCAACAAGGTCTTGACCAAGGAAGAAGTGTTGGCTCGTGAGCCTGAGTTGAAACAAGAAGGTCTTGTCGGTGGTGGGGTATATCTAGACTTCCGTAACAACGATGCTCGTTTGGTGATTGAAAATATCAAACGTGCCAACCAAGATGGGGCTCTCATCGCCAACCACGTAAAAGCAGAAGGATTCCTCTTTGATGAATCTGGCAAGATTACAGGTGTAGTGGCGCGTGATCTCTTGACTGATCAAGTTTTTGAAATCAAGGCTCGTTTGGTGATTAATACAACTGGACCTTGGAGCGATAAAGTGCGTAATCTCTCAAATAATGGAGAGCAGCATTCACAGATGCGTCCAACCAAGGGTGTTCACTTGGTCGTAGATTCAAGCAAGATCAAAGTTTCTCAACCAGTCTACTTCGATACTGGTCTTGGAGACGGTCGGATGGTCTTCGTCTTGCCACGTGAAAACAAAACTTACTTCGGAACGACTGACACGGACTACACTGGTGACTTAGAGCATCCAACAGTAACTCAAGAAGATGTCGACTACTTGTTAGGAATCGTGAATAACCGCTTCCCAGAAGCTCACATCACCATCGATGATATCGAAAGTAGCTGGGCTGGTCTTCGTCCGTTGATCTCAGGAAACAGTGCTTCTGACTACAATGGTGGAAACAACGGCACTATCAGTGATGAGAGCTTTAATGCTTTGATTGCAACAGTTGAAGGCTATCTTTCTAAAGAAAAATCGCGTGAAGATGTTGAATCAGCAATCAGCTACTTGGAAGGTAGCACTTCTGAAAAACATTTGGATCCATCTGCTGTTTCTCGTGGATCAAGCCTTGATCGCGATGACAATGGTCTTTTGACCCTGGCTGGTGGGAAGATTACAGACTACCGCAAGATGGCTGAAGGAGCGATGGAGCGTGTCTTGACCATTCTCAAGGAAGAGTTCGACCGTCAGTTCAAATTGATTAACTCTAAGACCTATCCAGTATCAGGTGGAGAAATTAACCCAACGAACGTGGATTCTGAAATCGAAGCCTTTGCTCAACTTGGCGTATCTCGTGGCTTGGATAGCAAGGAAGCTCACTACCTAGCTAACCTATACGGTTCCAATGCACCTAAGGTCTTCGCCCTTGCTCATAGCGTGGAACAAGCACCTGGATTGAGCCTAGCAGATACCTTGTCACTTCACTATGCAATGCGCAATGAATTGGCACTCAGCCCAGTTGATTTCCTTCTTCGTCGTACCAACCACATGCTCTTTATGCGGGATAGCTTAGATGCGATGATCGAACCTGTTTTGGATGAAATGGGCCGCTTCTATGAATGGTCAGAAGAAGAAAAAGTTGGCTACCGCAAAGACTTGCAAGTCGCTTTGGAAAACAATGACTTGGAAGCATTAAAAAACTAA
- the glpK gene encoding glycerol kinase GlpK has translation MSQEKYIMAIDQGTTSSRAIIFNKKGEKVSSSQKEFTQIFPQAGWVEHNPNEIWNSVQSVIAGAFIESGIKPGQIEAIGITNQRETTVVWDKNTGLPIYNAIVWQSRQTASLAEQLKSQGYVEKFHQKTGLVIDAYFSATKIRWILDHVEGAQERAEKGELLFGTIDTWLVWKLTDGASHVTDYSNAARTMLYNIKDLKWDDEILEILNIPKAMLPEVRSNSEIYGKTAPFHFYGGEVPISGMAGDQQAALFGQLAFEPGMVKNTYGTGSFIIMNTGEEMQLSENNLLTTIGYGINGKVYYALEGSIFIAGSAIQWLRDGLRMVESSPESEQYARDSHNNDEVYVVPAFTGLGAPYWNQNARGSVFGLTRGTTKEDFIKATLQSIAYQVRDIIDTMQVDAKTAIQVLKVDGGAAMNNFLMQFQADILGIDIARAKNLETTALGAAFLAGLSVGYWKDLDELKELNATGELFEPSMNESRKEQLYKGWKKAVKATQLFAEIED, from the coding sequence ATGTCACAAGAAAAATACATTATGGCCATTGACCAAGGAACAACAAGTTCAAGAGCCATCATTTTTAATAAAAAAGGAGAAAAAGTTAGCTCTAGCCAAAAAGAGTTTACTCAAATTTTCCCTCAAGCTGGTTGGGTTGAACACAATCCAAATGAAATCTGGAACTCTGTTCAGTCTGTTATCGCTGGTGCCTTTATCGAAAGTGGCATCAAACCAGGACAAATCGAAGCTATCGGAATTACCAATCAACGGGAAACAACTGTTGTTTGGGATAAGAATACTGGCCTTCCAATCTACAATGCCATTGTTTGGCAGTCTCGCCAAACAGCTTCTTTAGCTGAACAACTTAAGAGCCAAGGCTATGTCGAAAAATTCCACCAAAAAACAGGTTTGGTCATTGATGCCTACTTCTCAGCAACTAAGATTCGCTGGATCTTGGATCATGTAGAAGGAGCACAAGAACGGGCTGAAAAAGGAGAATTGCTCTTTGGAACCATCGATACTTGGTTGGTTTGGAAGTTGACAGACGGAGCTTCTCACGTAACAGACTATTCAAATGCTGCTCGTACCATGCTCTACAATATCAAAGACCTAAAATGGGATGATGAGATTTTGGAAATCCTCAATATTCCTAAGGCTATGCTTCCAGAAGTTCGTTCTAACTCTGAAATCTATGGAAAAACAGCTCCTTTCCATTTCTACGGTGGAGAAGTGCCTATCTCTGGTATGGCGGGTGACCAACAAGCGGCTCTTTTTGGACAGTTGGCCTTTGAACCTGGTATGGTTAAAAATACTTACGGTACTGGATCTTTCATCATCATGAATACTGGTGAAGAGATGCAGTTATCTGAAAATAACTTGTTGACTACCATTGGATATGGAATCAATGGTAAAGTTTACTACGCTTTGGAAGGTTCCATCTTTATCGCAGGTAGTGCCATTCAATGGCTTCGTGATGGTCTACGCATGGTGGAAAGCTCACCTGAATCTGAACAATATGCACGTGATTCTCACAACAACGATGAAGTTTATGTGGTACCGGCCTTCACAGGTCTAGGGGCACCATACTGGAATCAAAATGCTCGTGGTTCTGTCTTTGGCTTGACTCGTGGAACAACCAAAGAAGACTTTATTAAGGCGACTCTTCAATCTATTGCTTACCAAGTACGGGATATCATTGATACTATGCAGGTTGATGCTAAGACGGCTATTCAAGTCCTTAAAGTGGACGGTGGAGCAGCTATGAATAACTTCTTGATGCAGTTCCAAGCGGATATTCTTGGTATTGATATCGCTCGTGCTAAAAACTTGGAAACAACAGCTTTGGGGGCAGCCTTCCTTGCAGGTCTATCAGTCGGCTACTGGAAAGACCTAGATGAATTGAAAGAACTCAATGCAACTGGTGAACTATTTGAGCCTTCTATGAACGAATCTCGTAAAGAACAACTCTACAAGGGATGGAAGAAAGCTGTTAAAGCTACCCAACTCTTTGCAGAAATTGAAGACTAG